Genomic DNA from Prunus persica cultivar Lovell chromosome G1, Prunus_persica_NCBIv2, whole genome shotgun sequence:
tgattttttttttgctccaGTACCAATAATTTCAGAATGACGGTTAGTAACATGTCATTCCAGGACCAACTGAATATGGTCAAGATGTAATTTGGCCTGGACAACATGGTGTATAGCTGGTACAATTAGTTATTCTGGGATCTAACGaacatttatttatatattagcTAAGAAGACCTAGACAAATAAAGTGGTTGGTAATCCATAACAAAAACAGGCCCCCTTATACGGGTCAAAAAATAGATATTCGTAAaccctaaaagaaaaaagaaacaaacggATTACCATGATAGGACTAAGCACAAATTCGACACGTCAAATCAGGACTTGGTGTAAAACCAATAAtccaaaaacttaaaaatcgATTAGAAAGAAGGGTCCAACCATTTATATAAACATAATACTGAAAGCAAAAGGATATACCAAGAGTTCAACCAGACCACATAAACCAATCCGGAATGTGTCTAAATAGATATAGTGTATATTATACACAGTAGAGATACCACATCCTCAACCCAAGTTGGTCCAAATATTATGATCATGCCACAGAAACTGCTAACactattttgtaatttacttCCAGATTAGCTGCCACTTTCATACAGACATTAAGGAACTTACGTCTTGCGATGTCTGAGATTATATCGCTGCTCTCCAGGTGCTTGCACAGAGGAAGCAATAGATTGTCGCCTCTTCCTGCGCCCACCAGCTGTTGTGACACTACCAGAACGTCCTTCGCTATCACAATCATCCTGCTCACTTTCTGTAATCCTAGAGCTCTGAGCACGCCTTCGTTTCCTTCCAATGCTAGTATTTGCTTTCTCAACAAAACTGGAATCACCCCGACTTTCCTCATGAATGTTACTACTATCATTTGGCAGCATACTTGCATTTGATGGTTCTTCCAGAGTATCTCGTAGAAAAATCTTGGCCTCTTCAACCGTTGCCTTCACTGTGCGTGTTCTTGACAGTCTGGACTTGCGTCCCCGACCTGGTTTACACTGATAACTCTTTAGCTCTGATTGCTCAGAATCATCTGGAACATCTTTCACCTTACTGTCAATGAAGCTATGATCATCAATTGATGGAGCATACCCATCATCCACTTCTTTAGTAGTGTTATCAGATGGTAGCGGTTGAGAAATTGCGTCATTAGGCATCCTAAAAGATGGCTCAGGCTCATCTTCATGACCGATATGCCCTCTTGCTCCCTCATTAACCTTCATAGTTGATAGTGGTGGCAATTCCGTAGACACTGCATCAGTAATATGctccatttttttaattggagAAACTTTAGAAACCATTGACTTGCATTTGCGGAGCAAAGATGTTCCCCATCCTGATTCTGGGTATTCCAAATCAGGAGCAGATAAATCAGCCTGAGAGTTCTTTAAAAATTCGTCACTGAGCCTCGGCAGAGAAACAGCCTCAATATGGTGGTACATTCCGGGTACTTGGAGATCAGAAAGTACAAACTCCCTTGTCATTTCTCCACAGTCCTTGCAACTTTTAATCTTCTCAACAAAAGCAAGGAAGCGACCTCTTTCCTCAATAAGCTGTTCCCTCTGGTGCTTGATCTTCTTGCTAAGCATAGCAAGCTGATCAATGTCTTTGCGCATTTCAAGTTGGTTTACTTCCACCTGTTTCTTGTTCAGTGCAAGCTCTTCCCTTTCCTTTTCCATTCTATACTTTTCAGATCTTAATTCTTCGCTTTTCTTTTCAGCAACTTCCTTCAAAAAATTGATATTAGTATATTCTCTatccttctcctcctcaaaTGCTCTCTCCATTTCCTGTAGGTGCTTCTCCATTTCCTGCTGCCTATTCTGCATATCAACCTCAAGTTCTCTTTTTTGAGACTCAAAATCTTGCACCATTTGACTATGCTGAAATTGGGCCTTTTCAGCTATGGCAAACTGCTCATTCCTCATCTTAGCCGCAAATGATTCTTTCTCTAGATTGAGATTGTCTAGCTCCCTCTTTATGTAATCTTGCATTGCatgtttctcttctttcaacctttcttcttctgtgcCTTgtaatttttccaatttttctttctcttcaacaATTTTCTCTAGCCCTCTGCTAATTTCAGCTTTTCTCTCATCCAAATTTTCCCACTCTTCCTCAAACTTTTCCCTCTGCTGCTTCAAATCTTCAGCTTCCTTCGAAAGTAACTCATTCTGAAGTCTATATGTCTTTATTTCCTGCTGCAGTTCTGACTGCAAACGGAGGTGTTCTGACCTCTCTTCCTGAGTAATTAccagcttctctctctcttcacgaATTTGAAGCTCCAGTTGAACATTTTCATCCTTTATCTTCTGAATTTCTTCTTTAAGATTCTGAAAACTCTCTAAATCAGCAAGTACTTGTTGCCTTTCCACCTCTAACATTTCCTCATTAACTTTGATGGTTTTCTCGTTctccttcaaattttttgactTTGTTTCAAGTTCCTTATTTTTCTCCTTCAGCCTCTCTGATTTCTCATGCAATGCTTGCTCTTGCTTTAACAACTTCTCTTCCCTGTGGttgattttcaattccttctgTTCCACCACTTCTACCTTGCCACTCAGTTCCTTGTCAAGAGATTTCCTCCTTTCTTCCATTTCCAACTCGAACTCCTGCATTTTCGTATTGCAAAGGGCCCTTTGCTTGTCAAGCACCTGTTCAATCTCCGCCTGTAACAAACCATAGATATACAAGGTGTCAGACTTCTAGACaaattgtataaaaataaacactCAAGCCCTTCTAAACCACAAAATTGCACCACGTCAATTTTTGCactccaatttctttttctgttcatTTCCTTTGAGACTTAAAAGCAAAGGAGTTGGGAATCACATTTTCTCGTGAACTTagtttttcctccaattcatGTAATTCCTTCTCCTTCAACTCCCAGATCTTTCCCACAGAATCAGCTTCCTGCGACCAGATAAACATAACAGGAAAGTAATGAACAAAACTGCAATTGTACTtgttgagaaaaagaaaaaactcatCTAGACAAAAGACGCACCTTTTCCTTTGATACTAAGTCAGCTAGCCGTTTATTCACATcagctttcttttctttcagtATAGTGTTTGaaagttcaattttcttttgcacCTCATCAAGCTCTTTCTCCTTTTGCTTCATTATtaaatcattttcatttgctttttcctctttctcatTCAGAATTCTCCGAAGCTTGCATAGCCTCTCTTCCCCTTCTTGTAGCTTCCTCTCCCATTCTTGCAAGTCTTCCCTTTGTTTGTAAAAAGTTTTCTTATGTGCCTCTCTCCTGATAAAGAACAAGTCAggtttaattttaaaagtCAAAAGCtccaaaagaaattaaatagtatGATTGGTAACACAATGATtctcaaaaatacaaaaataaaaaataaaaaataaaaacatagaCCATAATGATTGCAAGCATAGTGCACACTCTGTATTAACATATGTGGAATGAGTGCctgaaataaatttaattgagACAGTGTAAACTGACTAACTCATAAGTGACAAGATGTCTCACATTCAACAAAAGGGCAGAGCAACTATGTATGTTAGGAACGTCATATCCTAAATGCTAGAATCGTGGGCATAAAGCACAGCTATATATGTTAGGAACGTTCATATCCAAAATGCAAGTATCATGGGCATAATGCATACTCTGCACTTAAGGAAAGGTGCTCCCTTCGAAGCACACTTTCACGTGCCTCCACCTCTTGCAATCTCATCTCCAACTCTGTACTCTTTCTGTTGACCTCAGCAATGTTGGCTTCAGCAGCAAGAAACTTTGCATCTGTCTCCAAagatttttcttcaattccGACAACTAATGAATTTGCATCAGCCAACTTTGCCTCAGACTTGAGCTTTATTTGGGCGTGCTCCTCATGCATTTCACGCAAAGCTTTCTCCAGCTGCAGTGAATGAAACACATCCATATCAATAATTctaacccaaacaaaaaattgcaTACAAATTGACTAACAAAAAGTGGCAAGAAAGTGCATCTTGACACACAAGTACCATAAAAGTCCGGTAAATTGAACATATAAAATTGTATAAGTGCATCTTGACATACCTCGGCTACACACTGCTTCTCAGCAACCAATACTTTCCTCAAATTCTCTTCCCGCTTCTCAACTTCAGATATTGAAATTAAGTGTGCAGACTGTTCTCTTTTAAGAATCTCCTGAGTTTCAGCCAAAGCTTCCCCCAATTCTTCATGCTTTAAAGCCCACTCTTTCTTCTCAATCAGGAGAAGCCCCATGTTATACTGGTAATCATAAAGCTGCCCAACAACAAATACTTCGTGAGATATTAGAAAGCTAAAAAATttgctaaaatataaaaattcagTGCAAGACTTGTTTTGTACTGGTAATCAAAAAAGCACGCATGCCCACAATCTTGCAAaggattttaaaaaacacattATCAAAATAACCCAGTGAGTATAACCGAATTAACCAAACAAAAGCTTGTGGCTAACCTCTTTTTGCAGCTTAGAGACCTTGTCGGCGAGCGCTTGGCGGTCCTTGCGCTCCATAGCCGCCTCGTTTAGCAATCCAACCTCCTTAAACCTCCTCCAATCGTCCATATCGCCCGTGTCAAAATCCGGAATCGTTTTGGGTCCACTTTCGCTCAGCGAACCCAATGGCGGCGGCGGACCGTCCACAAACGCCACCGCTTTACCCTTCCCAGCGGTCCTAGGGTTCGAAACGACGGCGCCGCTCCTCGGCGTCAGTGATTGGGCATTTAACGCCTTCCTCTGGGGCGTGAACATCATTATTGTCACGACAAAACCCTAATTCTGTTCCCAAAATACTCGCAGAATTGGGTTCATAAAAGGATAAAATATTGCAGACTAAAAATTGTGGATTTGGTTAGAACCCTTTCTTGAAGacgaagaggaaagaaaagaggcGTGTTTGAGAGATAACGGGAagaaaacacgacgttatttttATGCGGCTTCAGATCCTGAATGAACGGTCTGGATCTAAAACTGATGACGCTCcgttttaaattttaagggTATTTCTGTCATTaagattttaatttgaaattaatctTATCGCTATATGGAAAATAACTTCTATTTCTAAGGTTTTTAACTGTAGACGTTCTTGAACTTTGCCTCGAGTTGCAATTGAGTTTCCCAACTTTTCTTTGAGGCAATTATATCTTTTAACTCGACAAATAGTTTTAATTGGGTCTTGGGAGCAGATCAGATGTCCTCAAATTGGTGTCCCCTCCACGTTCCCTCTCTAATTTACTGACACGTATCAATTAACATAATAGGGAGTTAactttgttaacttttttatttgacaatttaaaaaaatttaaatattttaaatatttaaaactgCACAAATATCCAAGCGAGCTAGCAAGCGTCTTCTCCTCTTCTCCAATTGCAACATCAATTCCTTCTTTGCAAAATCTAGCCATACCATTCTCCTCCCTCATAATCTATGCATCTTCTCCACCATCAACTCTCAAACGCTTGCAAAACCCAGTTCTCCTCCCTCCTAATCTCTGTTAGGAAATTTCAGAGAAGAAAACCAATCCCAGCCACAGGAATCAATCTTTATCTCGATTAAATTAATTGTTATAGTAATCAATCCCAGCCATAGGAATCAACCTTTTGATTTCATAGGAATCAAACCCAGCATAGTAATCAATCCCTGTCTCGATTAAATTAATTGTTATAGTAATTGTATGGGCTTTTTCGTTCCAGCAGCTACTGCGGGTCTGGGCTGCCGTAAAGAACCGAATGAGAGAAAATTGTCCCTAAGTCTGAGTTCAAGAATTAGGCCCGGAGAATGCTTCGAAATGATAGCTGAGCCTTAGGAAGcaccttggttaccttcaccagcAAAACTAACAGTCGCTTATAGGTAGATTCTTAGCTTAGCATGAGAAGTTTGTGGCATGTGAGCAAAACCATCATGAGTTTAGTGTAAACAAAGAGAAGGCTGTGAattcctatgagaaacaggGGTTTTAAGACAAAAGGGAATGGATTCTAAGAGGGTTTgttgaagagggagagagatgggGTTATGATGGGTGTGTTGAGTAGTTTCCGGCAACTCGACGAAAATTCTGTCAAGCTTTGGAACAGTttaccaaaatgaaaaatggggAGAGATGGAAGGATGAGACTCGAAATTGCAGAGGTTTCAGAGGTGAGAGATAAAGTTTGCTTGCCAGATGTGTGTGTTGAGATGATGGGTAGGAAATGCCTCTTTTTATAGGCGCTGGAAGCTCCTTCTTCCCAAAAAATCCTAGTGGTTTCTATCCAATTTGTCCAAGTCTttcctctcctttctcttttcttcctttaacTCATCCTATTTGGTGAAATTCTCTCTACCCAGTCGCACAAAAATAGGGTTTGGGTAGCTCTAGGCTTTTCCCACAGCTGTTCCAGTGAGGGAATCCCATTTTCAgccatctttcttccttcttttctcccCTCTTCCATGGCTAGATCTGATGGGGGGAAAGAAATGGGTATTTACACTGGTTTGAAGAGTGCCTTGGCTCCTAGCAACCTACGGTGCTAATATCCCCTGGTACTTTGCATGTTCCACCTTGGGGTTCGTTCTTAGTCCATGTGCTGGAACCTCCCAGCAACTCACTGACATAACACTTTGGCTTTCATCGTGGTTCACGTTTCCAGCTAAGTGCTGGAGACTATGAATATTTTCTTGGTTGCTTGGGTTTTTGCTAAAGTGATTGGTTAGCCTACCAAAGGAATGGGCTTAAATGATGtgctatttttatttatggtgaTGGGCTAATTTTTCCTAAAGTATTGGGCTTTTTTTCTCTAGAGTATTGagcttttttctctcttttatgcttacccacatatttgggctcaagaaatggacttgagttttggggctcccaagcagccgaaaacttccatttctcgacTTATCAATGGGGCCTCATGAAAGCtcgttaccatccataccacaacccactcaagtaAGCCCCAGGCATTTgtgtggcttgggcccacttaagcttgtagcttGGTTGAATGTGAAATAATGATTTcttgcttggcatggcatatCGATTGGCGTGCTTTAATTTATCGTCTTTGGACATGATGCTTGGCGGGGTAACTAGCATGGGCTTGTAAAGTCGATGCCTTTTATAGGCCCATTTAAATTCTTAGTGTGCTGGATGACATATTTATTTGGTGTGGCATGTAGTCGTGGCTTGTGCAAGCGTGCATGAGGAATTTCGCGTGTTCTGAGCCgggtcttttcttaataaggtGTCGCACTAGGCCGGGaatttatttgggcccaaccctggattttttgggccttaaCAGTAATCAATACAAGTCATACGAATCAACCTTTTGATTTCAGtgaaaatgattaaaaaaatatactatttaaatacattgtctctttctctcttcttttctctctcactgCCCCTTCTCTGAATTTGGTCCCATATTGTACTGAGAAGTGGCTGCTCTTggtatattttttgttctggTAATCGTTGTTGCCGATCTGATCTAACCCAATTAGAATTGAATGGAATTTGGACTAGTTTATTCTAAGAAACACTATTTCCAGTACCCACAAcgagaaagaagaggaaaagatGACTAAATTCAAGGGAGGggcagtgagagagagaaatatggggagagagatagagacaaaaaaaagaggatGCTTCGCTGGTGGTGAAGTGAAGAGGCTCTGGGGCCGATGGGGAGGTATGGGTGGGTTGTGGTTGTTGGTGGCTTGTttgttatttatattttagtttttagtttttatgatttttttaaattttattaacttAACAATGTTAAGTTGGAGTTAAGTAAGTAGACActtgttaagaaattaatggggGAACATGAAGGGACATGGAAAATGGGGACAACAGATCCTCTGGTCCTACCGTTCAATTCTGTCAATTTGTCCCTCAAAATGAAGGGGTAAAAGCTTCCTTTCGGGTTCTTAATCCATTATCGACCCCAACAACCCCAACTCCATCTTCAGATCCTTATCCACTGCCCACAAAATTGCAAACCTGGTTATGAGAATGAGTTTTTCAAATACAAAAGCCATTCAAGCCATGACTTTAATGAACTCCAAGTTTTTCAATCCCGAAGATCAAGTTCAAGCTCAagttcatcatcatcttcaaacAGACAATGACCAAGAAAAGCCTGGGATGAATTGTAGAGAAATTAAAGCCAATAATACAAACAAACTCAAGGATATGTAGCCACAATTCGACTTTTAGGAAGGATTAAGTGACATGAAACGCCCTAAATTCCTCGGAACCCGGGACGAATCCTGTGGAAACTTCAACATCAcaccgatgccgggcccacttctATTACTATATCCTCTtttgacaaaattaagaaaaaagggCACGAGACTTTGCCGAAATTTtgacagagtctcccctgaaaaatggacatttcccaaattttctcaacatttaaaacacatttaatatcacCAACTAGCACCATGAACAAGATAATTTCATACAGTTTACAAAGATGGCCTCTGACCCCACAATCATACCCTATTACGGGTAAGAACAAAGGAATTCTAAAGACTGAGACCAAGATCAAACTCTCATCCCAGCGGGTTTCGAACTCAACAAGACCACAAACAGCTTTGATCCACGGCTACTTGgtaaaacccaaataaaatcGATCAATCAAGTCTCGTTCTCAAACGAGCTTAAGGACTATTGACAAAGTCGAAACCAAACTCGTCCAAAGAGCAAAAGAAGTGAGACTAGGTCCAAACGACTAAATTAAAGTTCCAGAATTATCTTTAGTTCGCGGCTGCACCTGGGTGAGACCCCAAGCTACCTACGTATCCTTTATGAGgtatcaagccacacgtagttcttccatcCAAAATCCCGATTTATAGCAATACAAAATAGTAAATTCTAGAATTTACccctttccattttctttaaatcaCATAATACCAAAAATAATCCTTTTTAAACATTAATCTTTCCCCAATATTCTCCATGTTACTTTACCGCACGCCGAAGAGTCCAATGCCACGCGTAGTAAGGTAACAGTAACCCAAGTATACAGATCCTCTATCACACGCCGGATAATCCAACGCCGCGTGTGATGAGCTAATAACATAATCATAATGTCTCACACACCGGAatattccaacgccacgtgtgagacCAGATAATCACATATTCTTCCCATAAGCCGAAAAATTCCAACGTCACGTATGGGAAGTGTCTTACACGTCGGAATATTCCAACTCCACATGTGAGACCAGATAATCACATATTCTTCCCATACGCTGAAAAATTtctaacgccacgtatgggaagTGTCTCACACTCCGGAATattccaacgccatgtgtgaGACCAGATAATCATATATTCTTCCCATATGCCAGAAAATTTTCAATGCCACGTATGAGAAGTGTCTCATACGCCGGAatattccaacgccacgtgtgagaccagataatcatatatttttctcatATGCCGGAAAATTTCCAACACCATATATGGAAAGTCTAGTAACTGGGGGATGGTACTTAACAAAGTGTAACtacataattttcaaaatagtcaacattatttattaaaccaaattcacaattaaataatactaatacaaatatatttaaatttcctAAATTTTCATTCAAACTATATTTCATGCATATTCATTCAATTCTGAAAATAAGCacgttttaaaacaaaatacaagatTTTCTGTAAGATACTATAAAACAAATTCATAATCCCAACATAATTAGGACAACCCCAATAACGGTGAAGACTCGCTTACATGGTCGTTCTAGTACTTCTTGAAAGGTAAAACTACTTCGGAAGACTTACGGTTGACCGAGTGGTTTAACTAACCAAACTTGGTCAAtcgggcccacgacctccgattTCCGATCCGAAGTTTCCTATGGGTTCCACAAGGTTTAGAAAACACATCCCGCAAGTCTGGTC
This window encodes:
- the LOC18793579 gene encoding protein CROWDED NUCLEI 2 isoform X2; translation: MMFTPQRKALNAQSLTPRSGAVVSNPRTAGKGKAVAFVDGPPPPLGSLSESGPKTIPDFDTGDMDDWRRFKEVGLLNEAAMERKDRQALADKVSKLQKELYDYQYNMGLLLIEKKEWALKHEELGEALAETQEILKREQSAHLISISEVEKREENLRKVLVAEKQCVAELEKALREMHEEHAQIKLKSEAKLADANSLVVGIEEKSLETDAKFLAAEANIAEVNRKSTELEMRLQEVEARESVLRREHLSLSAEREAHKKTFYKQREDLQEWERKLQEGEERLCKLRRILNEKEEKANENDLIMKQKEKELDEVQKKIELSNTILKEKKADVNKRLADLVSKEKEADSVGKIWELKEKELHELEEKLSSRENAEIEQVLDKQRALCNTKMQEFELEMEERRKSLDKELSGKVEVVEQKELKINHREEKLLKQEQALHEKSERLKEKNKELETKSKNLKENEKTIKVNEEMLEVERQQVLADLESFQNLKEEIQKIKDENVQLELQIREEREKLVITQEERSEHLRLQSELQQEIKTYRLQNELLSKEAEDLKQQREKFEEEWENLDERKAEISRGLEKIVEEKEKLEKLQGTEEERLKEEKHAMQDYIKRELDNLNLEKESFAAKMRNEQFAIAEKAQFQHSQMVQDFESQKRELEVDMQNRQQEMEKHLQEMERAFEEEKDREYTNINFLKEVAEKKSEELRSEKYRMEKEREELALNKKQVEVNQLEMRKDIDQLAMLSKKIKHQREQLIEERGRFLAFVEKIKSCKDCGEMTREFVLSDLQVPGMYHHIEAVSLPRLSDEFLKNSQADLSAPDLEYPESGWGTSLLRKCKSMVSKVSPIKKMEHITDAVSTELPPLSTMKVNEGARGHIGHEDEPEPSFRMPNDAISQPLPSDNTTKEVDDGYAPSIDDHSFIDSKVKDVPDDSEQSELKSYQCKPGRGRKSRLSRTRTVKATVEEAKIFLRDTLEEPSNASMLPNDSSNIHEESRGDSSFVEKANTSIGRKRRRAQSSRITESEQDDCDSEGRSGSVTTAGGRRKRRQSIASSVQAPGEQRYNLRHRKTLSHSSTGCS
- the LOC18793579 gene encoding protein CROWDED NUCLEI 3 isoform X1; amino-acid sequence: MMFTPQRKALNAQSLTPRSGAVVSNPRTAGKGKAVAFVDGPPPPLGSLSESGPKTIPDFDTGDMDDWRRFKEVGLLNEAAMERKDRQALADKVSKLQKELYDYQYNMGLLLIEKKEWALKHEELGEALAETQEILKREQSAHLISISEVEKREENLRKVLVAEKQCVAELEKALREMHEEHAQIKLKSEAKLADANSLVVGIEEKSLETDAKFLAAEANIAEVNRKSTELEMRLQEVEARESVLRREHLSLSAEREAHKKTFYKQREDLQEWERKLQEGEERLCKLRRILNEKEEKANENDLIMKQKEKELDEVQKKIELSNTILKEKKADVNKRLADLVSKEKEADSVGKIWELKEKELHELEEKLSSRENAEIEQVLDKQRALCNTKMQEFELEMEERRKSLDKELSGKVEVVEQKELKINHREEKLLKQEQALHEKSERLKEKNKELETKSKNLKENEKTIKVNEEMLEVERQQVLADLESFQNLKEEIQKIKDENVQLELQIREEREKLVITQEERSEHLRLQSELQQEIKTYRLQNELLSKEAEDLKQQREKFEEEWENLDERKAEISRGLEKIVEEKEKLEKLQGTEEERLKEEKHAMQDYIKRELDNLNLEKESFAAKMRNEQFAIAEKAQFQHSQMVQDFESQKRELEVDMQNRQQEMEKHLQEMERAFEEEKDREYTNINFLKEVAEKKSEELRSEKYRMEKEREELALNKKQVEVNQLEMRKDIDQLAMLSKKIKHQREQLIEERGRFLAFVEKIKSCKDCGEMTREFVLSDLQVPGMYHHIEAVSLPRLSDEFLKNSQADLSAPDLEYPESGWGTSLLRKCKSMVSKVSPIKKMEHITDAVSTELPPLSTMKVNEGARGHIGHEDEPEPSFRMPNDAISQPLPSDNTTKEVDDGYAPSIDDHSFIDSKVKDVPDDSEQSELKSYQCKPGRGRKSRLSRTRTVKATVEEAKIFLRDTLEEPSNASMLPNDSSNIHEESRGDSSFVEKANTSIGRKRRRAQSSRITESEQDDCDSEGRSGSVTTAGGRRKRRQSIASSVQAPGEQRYNLRHRKTAGSVTAAPAAADLKKRRKEEAGGGGAEPNPESVSSLGMAGETGQTAQLMQVTTSKSVEFSQERVVRFSTPEDIVDGNAADAAKTVENTELSGEDNGTPESGSGNNTVGESDDDYDDEERPGEASIRKKIWNFLTT